A genomic window from Pirellulaceae bacterium includes:
- a CDS encoding c-type cytochrome, whose amino-acid sequence MAALIVEAVLTQQDSRELLVAELRGTRIPSPIARLVLDRVRLSGQEMPELASAIRRSGELKELVGITPDEASQLIGDVARLGDPCRGQEIYQRKNLNCTGCHAIAGSPAGIGPDLSSIGASARVADLLQSILDP is encoded by the coding sequence TTGGCAGCACTTATCGTGGAGGCCGTTTTAACGCAACAAGATTCCCGGGAGCTGCTGGTCGCGGAGCTGCGTGGAACCCGTATTCCCAGCCCTATCGCGCGACTGGTGCTAGATCGCGTCCGACTTTCTGGTCAAGAAATGCCGGAGCTCGCGTCCGCGATTCGCCGGTCGGGAGAGCTAAAGGAGCTAGTGGGGATAACGCCTGACGAAGCATCGCAGCTGATCGGCGATGTCGCCAGACTCGGCGATCCATGCCGAGGCCAGGAGATTTATCAGCGCAAGAATCTCAACTGTACAGGTTGCCATGCGATTGCAGGCTCACCGGCCGGCATCGGCCCCGACTTGTCCAGCATCGGCGCTTCGGCGCGAGTCGCGGACCTCTTGCAGTCGATCCTCGACCCATAA